In one Dasypus novemcinctus isolate mDasNov1 chromosome 25, mDasNov1.1.hap2, whole genome shotgun sequence genomic region, the following are encoded:
- the CENPA gene encoding histone H3-like centromeric protein A → MGVGGSGFETTRRVQSPSEPRGSDAMAPRRRSRKPEAPERRPAAPATPRRDVSSGASFRRRGVQRYRVLKEIKKLQKSTDLLIRKRPFSLLVREICSKFTRGVDFNWQAQALLALQEAAEAFLVHLFEDAYLLSLHAGRVTLFPKDVQLARRIRGIEAGLG, encoded by the exons ATGGGAGTCGGCGGCTCTGGGTTTGAAACGACGCGGCGGGTGCAGTCCCCGAGCGAGCCGCGGGGCTCGGACGCCATGGCCCCGCGCCGCCGGAGCCGCAAGCCCGAAGCCCCCGAGAGGCGGCCCGCGGCCCCCGCTACCCCGCGGCGGGACGTCTCCTCAG GCGCTTCCTTCCGTCGACGTGGTGTGCAGAGATACAGGGTTCTGAAGGAGATCAAAAAGCTTCAGAAGAGCACAGATCTATTGATAAGGAAGCGGCCCTTCAGCCTCCTG GTAAGAGAGATATGCTCTAAATTCACTCGCGGTGTGGACTTCAATTGGCAAGCCCAGGCCCTGCTGGCCCTACAAGAG GCAGCAGAAGCATTTCTAGTTCATCTCTTTGAGGACGCCTACCTCCTCTCTCTGCATGCTGGCCGTGTCACTCTTTTCCCGAAGGATGTGCAGCTGGCCAGGAGGATCCGAGGCATTGAAGCGGGACTTGGCTGA